A region of bacterium DNA encodes the following proteins:
- the pstA gene encoding phosphate ABC transporter permease PstA: protein MRIKPLFIEQIVKKTLFLGTALTVLILLFIIFYVLKNGLAVIDLEFLLSSPKELGRAGGIFPCIIGTIILPLVAILIATPLGVGTAIYLTEYTRESRLTKIIRFGTECLAGVPSIIFGLFGFVLFVVYLGFGWSILSGGFTLAFMILPTIIRTSEEAIKSVPSAYREVSFSLGGTKWQSITRVVLPQALPGIVTGIILGIGRSIGETAAVIFTAGSSLQIPDSLFDSSRTMAVHFYILTREGISMQNAYGTATILIIAILLINLFAYWLMHRFMAKFS from the coding sequence ATGAGAATCAAGCCGCTCTTTATAGAGCAGATTGTCAAGAAAACATTATTTTTAGGCACTGCCTTAACGGTCTTAATTTTATTATTCATTATCTTCTATGTGCTCAAGAATGGGCTGGCAGTAATAGATTTAGAATTTCTTTTAAGTTCACCAAAAGAACTCGGCAGAGCTGGAGGAATATTCCCCTGCATTATAGGAACAATCATCCTTCCCCTAGTAGCAATTCTCATTGCCACGCCGCTTGGTGTTGGCACTGCCATCTATTTAACAGAATACACAAGAGAGAGTCGGTTGACAAAAATAATTAGATTTGGCACTGAATGTCTGGCTGGAGTGCCATCTATTATCTTTGGTTTATTTGGATTTGTTCTTTTTGTTGTTTATCTTGGTTTTGGTTGGTCAATTCTCTCTGGAGGATTTACATTGGCTTTTATGATTCTGCCAACAATAATTCGCACTTCGGAGGAGGCAATTAAATCTGTGCCTTCTGCCTATCGTGAGGTAAGTTTTTCACTTGGCGGAACCAAATGGCAAAGTATTACCAGAGTTGTGCTTCCTCAAGCATTACCCGGAATAGTTACCGGCATAATCTTAGGTATAGGTAGAAGTATTGGCGAGACCGCCGCGGTAATATTTACGGCTGGTTCATCCCTACAAATCCCGGATTCTTTATTTGATTCAAGTAGAACGATGGCTGTCCATTTTTACATCTTGACCCGCGAAGGTATCTCTATGCAAAATGCCTACGGCACAGCCACTATCCTGATAATTGCTATTTTATTAATTAATCTCTTTGCCTACTGGTTGATGCACCGGTTTATGGCAAAGTTTTCCTGA